The genomic interval GACGTCCCCAATCTGCTCGAAATTCTCACTTACGATGGAAAAGTAGCTGAATCGTTGAAAGAAGGAATCCGAATTATGGAAAGAATTCATCAAAATTATTTGGATAGAGATACTGTGAATTGGGTGATTGAAGACCGTGTAACTCATCAGCCAGTAGGGTTTGTAGGTTATTACCGCGGATTTAAAGATGGAATCGGAGAGTTAGGATGTATTCTGAAAGAAGAATTTAGAGGTAAAGGGTTCATGTTTCCTTCCCTGCTTTTAGCTGCCGAATTTGGAATCAATTACATGAAACTGAATCAGGTGATTGCGATTACAAGCTCTGAAAACGAGAAAGCGATTGCCTTGTTGAATCGGAATTCTTTTGTTCTGACGGAAAAACATGCAGATGGAATATTGACCTTTAATTATAAGAATTAATATGAAGGTAAGTGTCTGATAGTGATTTGTTTATATCTATTTAAATGCGATTTTAGAAAAAATCATCAATTTTCCACTTTCCGTTCTCTAATAAATGACTACTTTTGCGCTGGGGTAAGTCTTTTACGACCAGCTCCCTCTTAATCCTCCAGGACGGGAACGTAGCAAAGGTATGAGGTTGTAGCGGTGCGATAAGAGTAGCTTACCCCTCTTTTTTTTATCATTTTTCTTTCCTGTTTTTGAGCTTGACGTAATATTGCGGAATTACACAAAAAATCAGTTGTGTAAAACTTCCTTCGCTAATCTATCCTTCTCTTACTAAATGGGTTTATTTTTGTATCAAAATAAAACAAACATGAAATTTTTCATCGATACTGCAAACCTCAACGATATTCGTGAAGCAAATGATTTAGGAATCTTGGATGGTGTCACTACCAATCCTACTTTGATGGCTAAAGAAGGAATCACAGGTCAAAATAATATTTTGAAACACTACGTAGAAATCTGCAAAATTGTAGACGGGCCCGTAAGTGCAGAAGTCATTGCAACTGATTTTGAGGGAATGATTCGCGAAGGAGAAGCTTTGTCTGAATTACATAAAAATATTGTAGTAAAAATCCCTATGATTCCAGAAGGAATTAAAGCGATTAAATATTTTTCATCCAAAGGAATTAAAACAAATTGCACCCTTATTTTTAGTGCAGGTCAAGCTTTATTGGCAGCAAAAGCAGGAGCTAGTTATGTTTCTCCATTTGTTGGTCGATTAGATGATATTTCAACAAATGGAATGGATTTGATTCAGCAAATTCGTATCATTTTTGATAATTACGGATTTGAAACAGAAATTCTTGCCGCTTCAGTGCGTCATCCGATGCATATTATTCAGTGTGCAGAAATCGGTTCAGATGTAATGACGGGACCATTGAGTGCGATTTTAGCACTAGCAAAACACCCTTTGACAGATACAGGTTTGGCTCAATTCCTCGCAGATCACGCGAAGGGAAATCAATAATATTGCGAACAGAAGGTACGCGATGCTTCGCGTACCTTCTGTTTAATTTACATCACTTTCCTATGGTGTAATTCGTAAAATCAATCCTTTATCCGATTAATTCCAACCTTCAACCGAATAATTCTTCCTTTAATCCAAAATTGGTTGTCTTCTCTCAGCATTCTGTTATTTTTGTAATAATAATCTATTTATGAAGGAACTTCTTGCAGTATTTACTTTTTTTTTCGTTGGACTTTCTGCGAATGCGCATGAGTTTTACTTTGCTTTTGCAGAGGTAGAATACAATG from Fluviicola taffensis DSM 16823 carries:
- a CDS encoding GNAT family N-acetyltransferase — its product is MNLPPFSVFPELQSEQVFLRETKQADVPNLLEILTYDGKVAESLKEGIRIMERIHQNYLDRDTVNWVIEDRVTHQPVGFVGYYRGFKDGIGELGCILKEEFRGKGFMFPSLLLAAEFGINYMKLNQVIAITSSENEKAIALLNRNSFVLTEKHADGILTFNYKN
- the fsa gene encoding fructose-6-phosphate aldolase, which encodes MKFFIDTANLNDIREANDLGILDGVTTNPTLMAKEGITGQNNILKHYVEICKIVDGPVSAEVIATDFEGMIREGEALSELHKNIVVKIPMIPEGIKAIKYFSSKGIKTNCTLIFSAGQALLAAKAGASYVSPFVGRLDDISTNGMDLIQQIRIIFDNYGFETEILAASVRHPMHIIQCAEIGSDVMTGPLSAILALAKHPLTDTGLAQFLADHAKGNQ